In a single window of the Bradyrhizobium erythrophlei genome:
- a CDS encoding lanthionine synthetase C family protein, which translates to MITPGRHRPLVQDAWNESAVRGAIEEIAADAIAHFHPDTFWPAHPSDDGVGDGDPSFYKGAAGVIWALDYLHRIGATRVAEDFRSALPKLMERTLIDHEASSPTDYEKHGSLLRGDMGAALLAMRLEPTSSLADLVYRRAEANNGLPIRELMWGMPGSMVAAVHMGEMTGEERWRGLFEVQAARLLAELEDTPQGPLWTQDLYGAKDRFLGPVHGFAGNVIPLLLGWDWLTAAQQAHVAEFVPKSLEANAWRYEVGTTWGPRSKREKRLFICQHCHGAPGMVTTFADARFATPEFDALLLDGGRFTWAAGPLTKGSNLCHGTGGNGYAFLKLYRRTNDPIWLDRARRFAMTAIFQYRGAQMVAGRGRYSLWTGDIGLAIYLWDCITGDARFPTIDVF; encoded by the coding sequence ATGATTACCCCCGGACGTCATCGTCCGCTTGTACAGGACGCCTGGAATGAATCGGCTGTTCGGGGCGCGATCGAAGAAATTGCGGCCGATGCGATCGCCCATTTCCACCCCGACACGTTCTGGCCGGCTCACCCGAGTGACGACGGGGTGGGAGATGGTGACCCCAGCTTCTACAAGGGCGCGGCAGGTGTCATTTGGGCACTGGATTACCTGCATCGCATAGGGGCGACCCGTGTCGCCGAAGACTTTCGCTCTGCTCTGCCCAAGCTGATGGAGCGGACACTCATCGACCACGAAGCCAGTTCTCCGACCGACTACGAGAAGCATGGCTCGCTGCTACGCGGCGACATGGGTGCGGCACTTCTCGCAATGCGCCTTGAGCCGACATCGAGCCTCGCCGACCTCGTTTATAGGCGCGCCGAAGCAAATAATGGACTGCCAATCCGAGAACTGATGTGGGGTATGCCGGGGTCGATGGTTGCGGCAGTCCACATGGGCGAGATGACGGGGGAAGAGCGATGGCGCGGCCTCTTCGAAGTACAGGCAGCGCGGCTGTTGGCCGAACTGGAGGACACGCCGCAAGGTCCACTTTGGACCCAGGATCTTTACGGTGCCAAAGACCGCTTTCTCGGGCCCGTTCACGGCTTCGCTGGCAACGTCATCCCGTTATTGCTCGGATGGGATTGGTTGACGGCGGCGCAGCAAGCGCATGTAGCCGAATTTGTGCCGAAGTCGCTTGAAGCGAATGCGTGGCGGTACGAAGTTGGGACAACATGGGGCCCGAGAAGCAAGCGCGAGAAGCGGCTTTTCATATGTCAGCACTGTCACGGTGCGCCGGGAATGGTGACGACCTTTGCCGACGCCCGCTTCGCTACGCCGGAATTCGATGCGCTTCTGTTGGATGGCGGGCGCTTTACCTGGGCCGCCGGACCGCTGACAAAGGGCTCGAACCTTTGCCACGGCACGGGTGGAAATGGCTACGCATTCCTCAAGCTCTACCGGCGCACGAATGACCCCATTTGGCTCGACCGCGCGCGCCGGTTCGCCATGACGGCCATCTTCCAGTATCGCGGCGCTCAGATGGTTGCCGGCCGCGGCCGGTATTCGCTTTGGACCGGCGACATCGGTCTTGCAATCTACCTTTGGGATTGCATTACAGGGGACGCTCGGTTCCCGACTATCGATGTGTTCTGA
- a CDS encoding response regulator has product MATASPNILIVEDDRETRTLIAKYLRTNACNVTTANDGREMARAMADHRVDLLILDVMLPGEDGLSLCRKVRAESQIPIIMLTARGEDVDRILGLEMGADDYLAKPFNPRELLARINAVLRRQAAAQTVSTSNGATALTFLGWRIDFRLRELRDPAGARVAMTSAEFDLLRTFCERPGRVLSRDSLLDLTNGRSAGSFERSIDVLVSRIRRKIETDPQDATMIKTVRSGGYLFTPTVDAVTTPASG; this is encoded by the coding sequence ATGGCCACGGCATCGCCGAACATACTTATCGTCGAAGACGACCGCGAGACGCGAACGCTGATTGCAAAATACCTGCGCACCAACGCCTGCAACGTGACGACGGCGAACGACGGACGCGAAATGGCGCGGGCGATGGCCGACCATCGCGTCGATCTTCTGATCCTCGACGTAATGCTGCCGGGTGAAGACGGCCTCAGCCTGTGCCGCAAGGTCCGCGCGGAATCGCAAATTCCGATCATCATGCTCACCGCGCGCGGCGAGGATGTCGATCGGATTCTCGGACTTGAAATGGGCGCCGACGACTATCTGGCCAAGCCGTTCAATCCGCGCGAATTGCTGGCCCGGATCAACGCGGTGCTGCGCCGCCAGGCCGCCGCGCAGACCGTCAGCACCAGCAATGGCGCCACCGCGCTGACCTTTCTGGGCTGGCGGATCGATTTCCGGCTGCGCGAACTGCGCGATCCGGCGGGCGCGCGGGTCGCGATGACCAGCGCCGAATTCGACCTGCTGCGAACCTTTTGCGAGCGGCCGGGCCGCGTGCTGTCGCGCGACAGCCTGCTCGATCTCACCAACGGCCGCAGCGCCGGTTCATTCGAGCGCAGCATCGACGTGCTGGTCAGCCGCATCCGGCGCAAGATCGAAACCGATCCGCAGGACGCCACCATGATCAAGACGGTGCGCTCCGGCGGCTATTTGTTCACTCCCACCGTGGATGCGGTCACGACCCCGGCAAGCGGCTGA
- the bamA gene encoding outer membrane protein assembly factor BamA: MNVGMRVRAGFLAALVVCVMLVSSFAVAQSVASIEVAGNRRVEIETIRSYFKADPGGRLDQAEIDDGLKALIETGLFQDVKISQTGGHLLVTVIENPVIGRIAFEGNKKIKDEQLTGEIQSKAQGTLSRPMVQSDAQRISEAYRHSGRYDVSVTPEIIEQPNNRVDLIFTIVEGEKTSVKSVEFIGNNAYSSYRLKDIIKTHESNLLSFLGGGDVYDPDRVEADRDLIRRFYLKNGFADVQVVAALTEYDPARKGFLVTFKIEEGQQYRVSSVNIQSSIPTLDGNDLRSFSRVSVGSLYNAEALEKTVEEMQIETSRRGYAFAVVRPRGDRNFEAHTVSITFAVDEGPRTYIERIDVRGNTRTRDYVIRREFDISEGDAYNRALVDRAERRLKNLDFFKSVKITTEPGSSSDRVILVVDLEEKSTGDFSVSGGYSTTDGPLAEVSVSERNFLGRGLFAKASVTYGEYARGASLSFVEPYLLDYRVALGLDLYYREQLANDYISYGTNTIGFSPRLGFALREDLSLQLRYSLYQQSITLPSTLDNCNNIPGPAFDPTPAYINSVDHGHDPTGNAQAGLLPGCLADGESSLPVRKELAGGPTLTSSVGYSLDYNTLDNTKNPTDGLLIDFKQDFAGVGGDVSYLKSAIDGKYYAPLVADIVGLVHVQAGTLNSVGNSQLRMLDQFQMGPNLVRGFAPNGIGPRDLTFYPYTGYGDALGGTKYWGASAELQMPFWFLPKEVGLKGAVYADAGSLWDYQGPTSWAATGEVNNSACKCAMVYDDSNIIRTSVGVGLIWQSPFGPLRFDYAIPITMGKYDIVQQFKFSGGTSF, translated from the coding sequence ATGAATGTTGGAATGCGAGTTCGGGCAGGCTTTTTGGCCGCCCTGGTGGTGTGCGTCATGCTGGTATCGTCGTTTGCTGTCGCCCAGTCCGTCGCTTCGATCGAGGTCGCGGGCAACCGGCGTGTCGAGATCGAAACCATCCGGTCTTATTTCAAGGCGGATCCCGGTGGGCGGCTGGATCAGGCCGAAATCGACGACGGCCTGAAGGCGCTGATCGAGACCGGCCTGTTTCAGGACGTCAAGATCAGCCAGACCGGCGGTCACCTGCTGGTGACGGTGATCGAAAACCCGGTGATCGGCCGCATTGCCTTCGAGGGCAACAAGAAGATCAAGGACGAACAGCTTACGGGCGAAATCCAATCCAAGGCACAGGGTACGCTGTCGCGTCCCATGGTCCAGTCCGATGCCCAGCGCATCTCCGAGGCCTACCGCCACTCCGGCCGCTATGACGTGAGCGTCACTCCCGAAATCATCGAACAGCCGAACAACCGCGTCGATCTGATTTTCACGATCGTCGAGGGCGAGAAAACCAGCGTCAAGTCGGTCGAGTTCATCGGCAACAACGCTTATTCGTCGTATCGCCTCAAGGACATCATCAAGACCCACGAGTCAAACCTGCTGAGCTTCCTCGGCGGCGGTGACGTCTATGATCCGGACCGGGTCGAAGCCGATCGCGACCTGATTCGCCGGTTTTATTTGAAGAACGGCTTTGCGGACGTGCAGGTGGTGGCCGCGCTGACGGAATACGATCCGGCGCGCAAGGGCTTCCTGGTGACCTTCAAGATCGAGGAGGGCCAGCAGTATCGCGTCTCGTCGGTCAATATCCAGTCCAGCATTCCCACCCTTGACGGAAACGACCTCCGCAGCTTCTCGCGCGTCAGCGTCGGGTCGCTCTACAACGCCGAGGCGCTGGAGAAGACGGTGGAGGAAATGCAGATCGAGACCTCGCGGCGGGGTTATGCCTTTGCCGTCGTGCGGCCGCGTGGCGACCGCAATTTCGAGGCCCATACCGTTTCGATCACTTTTGCCGTCGACGAAGGCCCGCGGACCTATATCGAGCGCATCGACGTGCGCGGCAATACCCGCACCCGCGACTATGTGATCCGCCGCGAATTCGATATTTCCGAGGGCGATGCGTACAACCGCGCGCTGGTCGATCGCGCCGAGCGGCGCCTCAAGAACCTTGATTTCTTCAAGAGCGTGAAGATCACGACCGAGCCCGGTTCATCGAGCGATCGTGTGATTCTCGTGGTCGATCTCGAGGAGAAATCCACCGGCGACTTCTCGGTATCAGGCGGCTATTCGACCACCGACGGTCCGCTTGCCGAGGTCAGCGTCTCCGAGCGTAACTTCCTCGGCCGCGGCCTGTTTGCGAAAGCATCGGTAACCTACGGGGAATACGCGCGCGGGGCCTCGCTTTCCTTCGTCGAGCCTTACCTGCTGGACTACCGCGTTGCGCTTGGTCTTGACCTGTACTATCGGGAGCAGCTTGCCAACGATTACATTTCGTACGGCACCAACACCATCGGCTTCAGTCCGCGGCTCGGTTTCGCCTTGCGCGAAGATCTGTCCTTGCAGCTTCGCTATTCGCTCTATCAGCAGTCAATCACGCTGCCCAGCACGCTCGACAACTGCAACAACATCCCGGGGCCGGCATTTGATCCGACGCCGGCTTATATCAATTCGGTTGATCACGGCCATGACCCCACCGGCAATGCCCAGGCCGGCCTGCTTCCGGGCTGTCTGGCGGACGGTGAGTCTTCACTGCCGGTTCGGAAAGAACTGGCAGGCGGCCCAACGTTGACCTCGTCGGTAGGCTATTCGCTGGACTACAACACACTCGATAACACCAAGAATCCGACCGACGGTCTGCTCATCGACTTCAAGCAGGACTTTGCCGGTGTTGGAGGCGACGTCAGCTACTTGAAATCCGCGATCGACGGCAAGTACTACGCGCCGCTGGTTGCCGATATTGTCGGACTGGTCCACGTCCAGGCCGGCACGCTCAACAGCGTCGGCAACAGCCAGCTTCGAATGCTTGACCAATTCCAGATGGGGCCCAATCTTGTCCGCGGCTTTGCTCCGAACGGGATAGGCCCGCGCGATCTTACCTTCTACCCCTACACCGGATACGGCGATGCGTTGGGCGGCACCAAATATTGGGGCGCATCGGCTGAATTGCAGATGCCGTTCTGGTTCCTCCCGAAAGAGGTCGGTCTTAAAGGCGCTGTCTATGCCGATGCGGGATCGCTCTGGGACTATCAGGGGCCTACGAGTTGGGCCGCCACGGGTGAAGTCAACAACAGCGCTTGCAAGTGCGCAATGGTGTACGACGATTCCAATATTATCCGCACCTCGGTCGGCGTCGGCCTGATCTGGCAATCGCCGTTCGGGCCTCTGCGCTTCGATTACGCAATCCCGATCACGATGGGTAAGTACGACATCGTGCAGCAATTCAAGTTCAGCGGCGGGACTTCGTTTTGA
- a CDS encoding ATP-binding protein, whose amino-acid sequence MKLAGFLNLRGISGQIAALVAASIIAIHLIITATFLIHRPDRFDPPFEQGHSQLVPVVQLLGAAPAAGRPALFADIARAFPQLEIESLPAGPAAAVDELDKFNLRSLHRRLGSSYRIFSLAHDESSHQVGIALPDGTMISAKLPPDERQLPFWIRPWIVTLLFGAISVTLLGLWAAWALTAPLSSFAKAAENFSLNGAAAPLPERGPAEIRSVAKALNRMRERITALIDDRTKMLAAISHDLRTPITRMRLRSEFIEDDTHRSRMLDDLDQMRSMLESVLSFLRNDGKLESMTLVDIATTLQLVTDQFGDMGHKIAYDGPGHAMATVRPDDLHRSITNLVENAVRFGAEATIRLIVSPDTATIEIEDDGPGIADARKAAMLEPFVRGDDARNMDEAAGFGLGLSIARAIVLAHGGELTLHDRQPHGLIVRIELPVRQQSWQAAA is encoded by the coding sequence ATGAAGCTGGCAGGTTTCCTGAATCTCAGGGGTATCAGCGGACAGATCGCGGCGCTGGTGGCCGCCTCGATCATCGCCATCCATCTGATCATCACCGCAACCTTTCTGATCCACCGGCCGGACCGGTTCGATCCGCCGTTCGAGCAAGGACACAGTCAGCTGGTTCCAGTGGTCCAGCTTCTCGGGGCGGCGCCCGCGGCCGGACGGCCAGCGCTGTTTGCCGACATCGCGCGGGCATTCCCGCAACTGGAGATCGAAAGCCTTCCAGCGGGTCCCGCTGCCGCGGTGGACGAACTGGACAAGTTCAACCTGCGTAGTCTGCATCGCCGCCTCGGCAGCAGCTACCGGATCTTTTCGCTCGCGCACGACGAAAGCAGCCACCAGGTCGGCATCGCGCTGCCGGACGGCACGATGATTTCGGCAAAGCTCCCGCCGGACGAACGGCAACTTCCGTTCTGGATCAGACCATGGATCGTGACCTTGCTGTTTGGCGCCATCAGCGTCACCTTGCTCGGCTTGTGGGCGGCGTGGGCCTTGACGGCGCCGCTGTCGTCATTCGCGAAAGCCGCCGAGAACTTCAGCCTGAACGGCGCCGCGGCACCGCTGCCCGAACGCGGGCCTGCAGAAATTCGCTCGGTGGCGAAGGCGCTCAACCGGATGCGGGAGCGCATCACCGCTTTGATCGACGACCGCACCAAAATGCTGGCCGCCATCAGTCACGATCTGCGCACGCCGATCACCCGGATGCGCCTGCGCTCCGAATTCATCGAGGACGATACGCACCGCAGCCGCATGCTGGATGATCTCGACCAGATGCGCTCGATGCTGGAATCCGTGCTTTCTTTCCTGCGCAACGACGGCAAACTCGAATCCATGACGCTGGTCGACATCGCGACCACGCTGCAGCTCGTCACCGATCAATTCGGCGACATGGGGCACAAGATCGCTTACGACGGACCCGGCCACGCCATGGCCACGGTCCGCCCCGACGATCTGCATCGCAGCATTACCAACCTGGTCGAGAACGCGGTCAGGTTCGGCGCGGAGGCCACCATCCGCCTCATTGTGTCGCCGGACACCGCGACGATCGAGATCGAGGACGATGGCCCCGGCATCGCCGATGCGCGCAAGGCTGCCATGCTCGAACCGTTCGTGCGCGGCGACGACGCCCGGAATATGGATGAGGCTGCGGGTTTTGGCCTCGGGCTTTCCATTGCGCGCGCCATCGTGCTGGCGCATGGCGGCGAGCTGACGCTCCACGACCGGCAACCGCATGGATTGATCGTTCGCATCGAATTGCCGGTGCGCCAGCAAAGCTGGCAGGCAGCCGCCTGA